A genomic segment from Nitrospira sp. encodes:
- a CDS encoding cyclic peptide export ABC transporter gives MVGVYPDMDCAEKDQWTDGDASDVPSYMRRHDRLHQHAKNNDASHDVSLIRFLIQRSWRVAVLSIVVGVLSGCASAGIIAFVNAAMDSTEHGALVAWSFFGLAVVVVASKAFSELLLVQLAQEAIADLRMHLSREILRAPLRHVEQLGQHRLLAALNDDAEIIANAYTYLPIICINAATVVGCLAYLGWLSWPLLLATLVLMGIGAVMFQAYERKALRYFEDARETNDTLFHNFRSIMDGIKELKLHRERRHAFVTTVLHPTVTAYKRDFLMGMWLYSIASSWGMFLFYGVIGGVLFVLAPWLSLPLTTVTGATLIVLYMMGPFSQIMEMLQSVGRANVALKKVRDLGLSLAASRETERETKPDAPATQATDPLRDNEWRRLQLVGVTHRYYREQEERSFCLGPIDLTVTRGEIVFLIGGNGSGKTSLALLLLGLYTPESGEIRLDDMPIDAANREHYRQLFSVVFSDFHLFETLLGLSHHDLDGQARAYLERLQLSSKVSAKDGVLSTLALSQGQRKRLALLTAYLEDRPIYVFDEWAADQDPVFRKVFYTELLPDLKARGKTVLVITHDDRYFSAADRCIRMDFGQIAGSTDRTSHANGSVTRSAVLAAPTE, from the coding sequence ATGGTCGGCGTCTACCCCGATATGGATTGCGCCGAAAAGGACCAATGGACGGACGGTGACGCATCCGATGTCCCGTCGTACATGCGACGACATGACCGTCTCCACCAACATGCGAAGAATAACGATGCGAGTCACGACGTGAGTCTCATTCGCTTTCTGATACAGAGATCCTGGCGCGTGGCGGTCTTATCGATTGTGGTCGGAGTACTCAGCGGATGCGCGAGCGCCGGGATCATCGCCTTCGTCAATGCTGCGATGGATTCGACGGAGCATGGGGCACTCGTGGCATGGAGTTTCTTCGGGCTGGCCGTCGTGGTCGTCGCCTCCAAAGCCTTTTCCGAGTTGCTTCTCGTTCAACTCGCTCAGGAAGCCATTGCCGATCTGCGCATGCATCTGAGCCGCGAGATCTTGCGCGCCCCGCTGCGTCATGTGGAGCAATTAGGTCAGCATCGCTTACTGGCGGCGCTCAATGATGATGCGGAGATCATCGCCAACGCGTATACGTATTTACCGATCATCTGTATCAATGCCGCGACGGTTGTGGGTTGTTTGGCCTACTTGGGGTGGCTGTCCTGGCCCCTGCTGCTCGCGACCCTGGTACTGATGGGCATCGGAGCCGTGATGTTTCAAGCGTACGAGCGAAAGGCCTTGCGGTACTTCGAGGATGCGCGTGAAACGAACGATACTCTCTTCCATAATTTTCGGTCGATCATGGACGGCATCAAGGAATTGAAGTTGCATCGCGAGCGGCGTCACGCGTTCGTCACAACCGTGCTGCATCCCACCGTGACGGCGTACAAACGGGACTTCTTGATGGGCATGTGGTTGTATTCGATTGCCTCGAGCTGGGGAATGTTCCTGTTCTACGGCGTGATCGGAGGGGTGTTGTTCGTCCTCGCTCCGTGGTTGAGCCTTCCTTTAACGACCGTGACGGGAGCGACACTGATCGTGCTGTATATGATGGGGCCGTTCTCTCAGATCATGGAAATGCTGCAGAGCGTAGGTCGAGCCAACGTCGCGCTGAAGAAGGTGCGTGACCTGGGATTGTCGCTGGCCGCATCGAGAGAGACGGAGCGCGAGACGAAACCGGACGCGCCGGCAACACAGGCCACGGATCCCTTGCGCGACAACGAATGGAGGCGGCTGCAGTTGGTCGGCGTGACACATCGGTATTATCGTGAACAGGAGGAGCGAAGTTTTTGCCTCGGACCCATCGACCTGACGGTCACCCGCGGCGAGATCGTCTTCCTCATCGGCGGAAACGGAAGCGGCAAAACCTCCCTCGCACTCTTGCTCCTCGGCCTCTATACGCCCGAGTCGGGTGAAATTCGGCTCGACGACATGCCGATCGATGCCGCCAATCGGGAGCACTATCGGCAACTCTTTTCCGTCGTGTTCTCCGACTTTCATCTGTTCGAGACACTGTTGGGGCTCTCGCATCACGACCTTGACGGCCAGGCGCGGGCGTACCTGGAGCGGTTGCAACTCAGCTCCAAGGTCTCCGCGAAGGACGGAGTGCTCTCGACCTTGGCGCTCTCGCAGGGACAACGGAAGCGATTGGCGTTATTGACCGCCTATCTCGAAGATCGGCCGATTTATGTGTTCGATGAATGGGCGGCGGACCAAGATCCGGTATTCAGAAAGGTGTTCTACACGGAGTTGCTTCCGGATCTGAAAGCCCGCGGCAAAACGGTGCTCGTGATTACGCATGATGACCGCTACTTTTCCGCGGCGGACCGATGCATCCGGATGGATTTTGGACAGATCGCCGGCTCCACCGACCGGACGAGTCATGCCAACGGGTCTGTGACAAGAAGCGCAGTATTGGCTGCGCCTACCGAATAG
- a CDS encoding Siderophore biosynthesis diaminobutyrate--2-oxoglutarate aminotransferase: MIVPFDEMWRELPTGAMTSCDELDPYLERQAARESNARSYPRRLPVALRKGKGIYVQDTKGNTYIDCLAGAGALALGHNHPVVIDAIQQALQEKLPFQTLDLTTPTKDEFTERLFSCLPETFAGEARIQFCGPSGADAIEAAIKLAKTATGRRSILSFHGGYHGMTHGALSLTGCLSPKEAVAGLMSDVHFLPFPYDYRCPFGIGGEAGHRLSSRYIERLLDDPNSGIVRPAAMIVEVVQGEGGVIPAPDEWLCEIRRITQERKIPLIIDEVQTGLGRTGTCFAFERAGIVPDVVVLSKAIGGGLPLSVVVYKAELDRWSAGAHAGTFRGNQLAMATGIATMEFVLEQRVDHHAAAMGERLVDRLRQMQREYPILGDVRGRGLMVGVEIVDPFAEPDHRGSYPADAVMARSIQTQALRRGLIVELGGRHDVVVRFLPPLIVTPEEIDKIAAIFLAAVKAATRDQA; the protein is encoded by the coding sequence ATGATCGTTCCTTTCGATGAAATGTGGCGGGAATTGCCGACTGGCGCGATGACGTCGTGTGACGAATTGGACCCGTACCTGGAACGACAGGCGGCCCGTGAATCGAATGCCAGAAGCTATCCACGGCGACTTCCGGTGGCGTTGCGAAAAGGCAAAGGGATCTATGTTCAGGACACGAAAGGCAATACGTATATCGATTGTCTCGCCGGTGCGGGGGCGTTGGCGTTGGGGCATAACCATCCGGTCGTCATCGATGCCATCCAGCAAGCGCTGCAGGAGAAACTTCCGTTCCAGACGTTGGATCTCACCACACCCACGAAAGACGAGTTTACCGAGCGGCTCTTTTCCTGCTTGCCGGAAACGTTCGCCGGCGAGGCGCGCATTCAATTCTGTGGGCCGTCGGGGGCCGATGCCATCGAAGCGGCGATCAAGCTCGCCAAGACCGCCACGGGACGCCGTTCCATCCTCTCGTTCCATGGGGGCTATCACGGCATGACGCATGGCGCGTTGAGTCTCACGGGATGTCTCTCGCCCAAGGAGGCGGTGGCCGGGCTGATGTCGGACGTCCATTTCCTACCCTTTCCCTACGACTATCGATGTCCGTTCGGTATCGGAGGTGAAGCGGGGCATCGCTTGTCCAGTCGATACATCGAACGGCTGCTTGACGACCCGAACAGCGGCATCGTGAGGCCGGCGGCGATGATCGTCGAGGTGGTGCAGGGAGAAGGCGGGGTCATTCCCGCTCCCGACGAGTGGCTGTGTGAGATCCGGCGTATCACTCAGGAACGTAAGATTCCGCTGATCATCGATGAGGTGCAGACCGGGCTTGGACGGACCGGCACGTGCTTCGCCTTCGAGCGAGCGGGCATCGTTCCGGATGTGGTGGTGTTGTCCAAAGCGATCGGCGGGGGATTGCCCTTGAGTGTGGTGGTATACAAGGCGGAATTGGATCGCTGGTCGGCGGGTGCGCACGCCGGAACCTTCCGGGGAAATCAATTGGCCATGGCGACGGGCATCGCCACGATGGAATTCGTTCTGGAGCAGCGGGTGGATCACCATGCGGCGGCCATGGGCGAGCGGCTGGTCGATCGGCTTCGTCAGATGCAGCGTGAGTATCCCATTCTGGGCGATGTCCGCGGCCGTGGACTCATGGTCGGTGTGGAAATCGTTGATCCGTTTGCGGAGCCGGATCACAGAGGCAGCTACCCCGCCGATGCCGTCATGGCCCGCAGCATTCAGACGCAGGCACTGCGCCGGGGATTGATCGTTGAGTTGGGAGGGCGTCATGACGTCGTGGTTCGTTTTCTTCCGCCCTTGATCGTCACACCGGAAGAGATCGACAAGATTGCGGCCATCTTTTTGGCTGCCGTCAAGGCTGCGACCCGAGATCAGGCATGA